The nucleotide sequence ggagaagaaagaggaaaaaagagaagaaaaaaaagaacaaggaaAAAATTTAAATGGGTCCCATTTGTTAGTCAAAATAATACCATGTCATATCCGTGTGACATGTCACATCaatgccacgtaggatcctaaAGGGGTTGTAACGATTTGAGATCTAGATGACACGCTATGACAAGTTCTAGAACTTGGACatatgtattttgagagtttaggtatctagatgacacacccctacaagtttaaggaccgttCGTACACTTTACACTTATAAAAATTTGCTGAACGGTACTAGTAGCAAATTGCAATTGCACATGGATTGAGGCTCATAGTCACGGTTACACCGGATCAAATGGCGATCCCTATGAAAAGTGGATTGCTTCTTTTCACGCCGATGCGAGAGGCGTCCGAATGCAGCAAAGGCGACGCCTATTAACGTAAACCGGCAGAATCGACGCTACACCATTTCCCGTCTCGTCAACTGATAATTTTCACTCCCTGCTAACCTGACACTGCCCACACTATCTCTCCGTGGTGCACATGATTAAGACCTGTTAATCTCAACAATTAGACGTCTCAACACAGATTGTTTGTTTACGCATAGTATTAACTTGTGGAACACTGTTCATGGACCATGGAATGAACATACTTAATctctccatcttaaaatataacaatatagtacttcctccgtttcacaatataagtcattctagcatttctcacattcatattgatgttaatgaatctagatagtcTAGATtcgaaatgctagaatgacttacattgtgaaacggaggaagtacttgatTAGATTGAGtgctataaatctggataatCTAATAGTATAAGTCTAGACAGTCTAATCAAGtattaggttgctatattttagaacagacggtgtatgtatatatttctTCCGAAAAGAAGTTCAGGAACTTTTGGAACACAGGGGGAAAGATTTGGCACGAGATAGAGATATGCTACCTTCAATCTTCTGGTGATCAATATCGTAACTGATCTCCTCGAGAAAAAAGGAGATCACAGACGATTACATATCGGATGGTGTGCCGGTCGTGATCGCTGGTTGGTTTTATGTGCTTGTTGATAATGAGGCGCCTGTGAGTCAGCAAAAATATTTCTGGAGATTTCCAGTTCGTTTTATCTGATGTAATCAGGTTGTTGTACTGTTCCTGATATGTGAATGCGTTCAAATGGTCCATCCGAAATTGATGACATATGCATCCGAAGTTGATGACAAATGCAGGGTTGATTTTCAGGGACATGTGAACACCAAAACTTTCAACCTGACTTCATCTACAGACTACAAGAACATGGAGCAGGAGCACAtttggtggtgtttggatccagggacttaactttagtctttatatttagacattaatttaaaatattaaatatagactacttacaaaactaattacataaatgaaagctaatttacgagacaaaatttttaagcctaattaatccataattagagaatgtttactatagcatcacataggctaatcatggattaattaggctcaatagattcgtctcgcgaattagtccaagattatggatgggttttattaatagtctacgtttaatatttataattagtgtccaaacatctgatgtgatagggacttaaaagttttagtcccatctaaacatcTAAACAGGTATGCACAATTATTTACTGACAGTGCCTGAGTTTTATGTGCTCAGATTGACAGTGTatgactgctgctgctgctaaaaAAATGTAATTTTGTGGTCCTAGGGAGGTATATATCAAATTTTGATTACAAaatttgttactccctccattccataatataaggcacaacaaAATTTTTgagatgtttcataatataatgcATGAATGCATGCTATTAACTAAACCTTCTTTttcattaaattattattttttaagttcttCATCCTCAATAGATTTAATTCTATTGGGTACatacattatatttattagtttGATTCAAACtatgaggtgataataattatttcttggtttttaGATTAAAGGtggttgagccttatattttgaaataaaggGAGTATCTTCTAATAAATTTTCCATACTTTGTTCATGATAGGAAAATTGcttagaagaaaaaacaaacaacaAAGAAGAGGATTCCATCAAGAATGACAGAACACAAAGTATACACATATGATCAGGATTTACAAAACCGATGGTAACTTGCTTAGTGCCGATAATGGTAAGACCAACATAAccccaccaatttaaataaatttcaaaaataatttacttttttatataaattttgtatgttTATCAGAGGCAGGATTATCTTCTGGACGAGGTAATCCTGCCCTGACTTCTCCtttataattttgataaaacaacaacaacaaacaagTTTCAATTCCAGCAAGAATGAaacaacacaaagcaaacaCCTCTGACCTCTCCATGATAATCTTGATGCATGCATAAGCATCTAGTAATCCATGCACACTCCATTAATTGGCTGCCTCTACATCATCTTGGGGATGATTAAGATTAACATGATTTTAATTACCTTGCAAATCACTCTATAATAATGATGTAGCCAATCAATCAACAACCTACCACTGTCCACTGTGCCTCTCACCGACTCACTGTTCGATCTCCATCCTGCTATTATGCCATATCCATCCAGTGCTCTGCTCATCCAATGGCTTTTTCGATCAGAATTCagcatcatcttcttcctctggtCGGTACGCAAACCGCATCACTGACTGCTCCCACTAGCCACCAAACATCACTGTCACCTTCACAACCATCACCACCAACTAAATCGTCATCTCTCGGCTCTAGGTCATTAGCTAGCTAATGAACTctccccccacacacacacttcACTGTCCACTTATAAAAAGTTTTGATAAGAACAGGCCCTGCTTTTTGTGCCCATACTGATCAAGATACATTCATAGCAAAAGATTTAAACCTTTTTTATTACACGAAAGACGCATACGCACGCGCACCGCTATGTACATGCACCACGCGTTAATACCCACGTATTCAGAGAGACGGAAACCAACGGCAAATACTTGGTCTCACTAGAATTTAACTTACCTAattgtttgattgaaattaatgTACTCTTGAATGGATAAATTAGgtagttataaacaaaaaaaatgaaacaagtAATACCGACAAGAACATGTCATCTGCTCACCTGAATACATTGTAGTACGTATGATCTCGTGTGTATGAATTTGGTATAAATTCACAGTACAAAGTAGAAGAACCAAATTCTTGAATTGATTCTTGTGTAAGAATGGAGCTTTGAAAAAAGGGTGGTGGTTGGGAGTTTTTGAGACGAACACGTGTCGGGCGCCGACGTCACGTCGCCGAGTGCGTGgccccgccggcgacggcgagctttTCGCCGGCGAGGAGTCACCGGCcgtcgcggcggagcggcggcttcGGGGAGAGGACCCAGTGCTGGCCGTGCGGCCGGACGGTGAGGCCCTTCACCCTGGCGAACAGCGTCACGGCTCGCCGGACGCcgcggtcgtcggcggcggtgaagtAGTCGTGGCCGAACATGACGCCGCCGGGGCGGAGCACGGCCCAGGCGAGGTTGATGTCCGCCCACGCCGAGTGGAAGTCGTGGCCGGCGTCCACCTCGATGAGGTCGGCGTAGACGCCCCAGTGGCagagcgcggcgagcgcggaCGCCGTCGAGAAGGGGAGCGGGAGCAcccgcgccgtcgcgtcggcGCCCGCCGCGGCCACGTTCGACATGAactgcggcagcagcagcgcatcgccgtggcgcggcggcgggacgtCGCGGCGGAAGCGGTCGCGGAACGCCGGCCAGCCGCGGAAGTCGTCGACGCAGAGGATGGCCGGGGACAGCGAGAGGTTCTTGGACACGGCCGCCATGTGCAGCGCCGACGCGCCCAGGAAGGCGCCGAGCTCCACGATGACGTCGGGCCGCACCTCCTCGATCAGCTCCGCGAACACCGCGCCGGTCGAGCCCCACCCGCGCGGCCTCGCCGCAGCCGGGTGCAGCAGCGCGGCGGTGTGCGGCGGCGGGAAGCTCTCGTACGGGCTCTCCCCGTCGAACAGCTTGTCGAGGAGCGTCCGCACGACGGCGTCGCTGGGTATCGCCTCGCCACACTCCTCCCTGAACCGGAACAGAtcgtgcggcggcgagcgcgggtagttcgccgccgccgcagcgctgCCGTTGCTCGCCGGGACATCCGTGGAGGAGGCGGTGCCGGAGAGgtgcgcggcgcgcggccgtaTGACCGTCTGCGACGGCTTGCTCGCAGGCGGCCGGATGGACGACGACATGATGCCAACCGAGTACCCGGCGGAGAAGACGATCAGGAACACGGTGAGCCGGGTGAGGTGCGGCCGGAGcctcgccggaacgccgccggaagacgccgccgccggagacggacGCGGCTTCATGATCACTTCGCAACAAGACTCTCTCTGCTCTCCCTGTAGTCTCTTAGctaacctatatatatatatatatatatatatatatatatatatatatatatatatatatatatatatatatatatatatatatatatatatatatatatatatatatatatatatatctcatttATTCTTTGGAGATTAGTTTAAACCTAGAATTTCTTTCAAGATTGGATAGCATATATGCTTGCAGATAGAGTgatagagaagggagagggattCAGGATTAGTAGTAGTGGTTGTTACTTTATTACATGAAGTTTGTTTTCTTTAGAGAAGATATATACTATTAGATATAAACTATACTAGTAGAGATTAACTTAATTGTTCAGGTTGGTGAGATTTGGGTGGTGAATCTGATGACAGTTAGGAGCAGcagagcttgagcttgagctcTGCAAGTTCAGAAATTTATGCTTGTGCAAGATCTTCAGAAGAATCATCAGATGTGGTGCAACTGTGTTGGAACTGTGAAAGAACattcttctggttttttctggTAGTCTCTGGCCTGTGGGGCCAGCCGGTCAGGCCACAAGTGGTTATGGGAAACTCTGCATTGTGGGCTTCTGATCAGTGGATTAAGATTACTGCAAAGGTAATAGGATTGGGCCTTGGTATTAGTACAAAAATATGAGCTGTGGAAGAGGTTACCTGGAACTCTGCAAAGGGAAAAAcatatttcatttcatttcatttcatttcattttattGTGAAGAGAGCAAAATATTAGTACTAACTTTCATAAGATTGAACAGGCACAATGGAGGCCAAATCTTAATTATTTTACCAGCAATTTTTGACCAACAAAGTAGTCTGTCAAATTGTCAATATCCCGAAAGAAGGGGTTGTTGATTCACAAACCGGCAATCTCTCTCCCATTTTGTTTGACTATAAACAAAAGATCGCTATCACCGATTTTCTGAAACCTTCATCTAGATAAACCTACTTAATTTCAGTGTGCTACTACTGCTTAATTCTAGGACTTAAAACATTTCATTAGGTCCAAagtatccatccatccatccatccatccacactTTGGAGGCTGACAAGGTTTGTAGAGCTGAAGCAATGGGCCAATCTTCAAGCTCTGATTAAGCaccaaacaagaacaaacagaagagaagaagaaaaggaacaaAAAGAACCTTATATAGTGTTAAAGCAAGATGACAAATTAGGTCAGTGATTTGCCATGATCACGAATGATTAGGTGCCCACTCTGCCGGTAGCTGCTGCCATAATCGTTCGTTCGCTCCAACTGAGTTGTCAGGTGAGCTTAGCTTAGCTATCTCTGCAGCAACAGCGCATCAGCTGCAAATCACAGCCAAAAATCAAGAACTGTTCAGAGCTCGCTCGATCGCTCTAGCGGCTGTTGCTGCCGGAAGAATCAGATGATCTGAACTGTGGTTGATACATTGATCTGCCTTCCAGATCAGAGTGGATATGTTAATGTCATCACAGCGTTCATGGCGGCGCCCAAATGCAGGTGCAGAGGCCGGAGCAGTGCGTGGAATGGACGGTGTTGATTAGCTTGTTTGATCGGGTGATCAAACATGGAGGGCAGCAAAGGCATGTGTGTCGGTTCATTGATTCATTCGTTAAGAACGGAATAAAACTTTGAGAATCAGAAAAAGAGTGAAAGAAACTCCAAAAATATAGTTTATTAGCTTATCAGCCACAACCAAAACTTAAATTCGTAAAGTTAAAATTAGAGTTCAATAAAACTTTTGtatatgttttatttatttagagtaaattgcattcacGTTTTACCAACTTGACAAATTGGTGCGATTTAATGTAACAACTTGAAAAATGAGCATACTAGTATAACAACTTGGTAAGTGGGTGCAACCTAGTAAAAAACTTAATAAATGAGCGTACGGGTACAAATACTTGAAAGACGGGTGTGATTTTGGTACAATAACTTGATCGACAAGTGATGCAAAAACTTAATTATTTTGAGCATTTATGGCTATATGTACTCAGTTTTGACGTACTCCGTTGTTAATATACTTATGTAGATTTGTAcaagcatatattttttttcattctagtAACTAAAAGTCAAACAAATTTTACTGTGTAGAAATTTTCAGATGGTACTTGAGATGGTGAAAATAATATCTAAATCAATGGTGCAAATTAGATGAGCAATATATTCTCACAGATTACATCAAACATTGTATGATAATATCACGGGATTGCTATGTGATGGCATATTAACATCGTGAAAAAACTTATATAGCACTCATTAATCAAAATAGCACATATCTAATCAAGTTATTGCACCAAAATACTATAAATTATCAAATTCTTATATTAAAGCGCACCCACTTGCCAAGTTATTGTACTTAAACGTCTCATTCTCAAGTTCATGTTCTAAATCAACCTACCTATCAACTTGTTGTACTGCgggtgtaatttactcttttatttatgaaatatttTCGATTGTTTCATTCATCCTACGACTTATCAGCCATAGCTTCATGGGTTTCAGAAGTCATTCGTGACAGGAGTTTCAGTAAAGAGAGGTACAAAATTGCTGCGCTGTGCTTTCCGTGCCAATACGTTGTCAAAATTCAAAGCTGTACGGTCAATTATACCGTGTAAGTCTTCCAAGTTATAAAGACCATACTGAAACCATATGGACCTATGTATTTTGACGAACTAGTAAAGGATGCAGAATGGTTTTGGTCGCAGTTTACAGAGAATTGAAAACTAAAAATGTTCAAGAACTTGGGCCGTTTTAGGCCCGGAAGATATTGGAGTCGGTTCCGGATGATAGCCCATTCTGCCGTCTAATTGGGACTGACGGGATGGGCCTCTGTTTGATCAAACTTCTACAATAAAATTCGGAGAGATGTTTCTAAACTTCCATTAAATTTTCGCTTTCTCGTGATTAAGTATACATGgctcaatttcttccaaataaaaatttgtcgacaaatatataggtggTCCCCTTCGGTAAAGCATGTCACCTTACCGCTGTTACCTGTCATAACGCCAAGGTGCGGTAATGATTGGTGTCGGGTAACTCTACCAAAACTttaaaagaaattcaaataaaaatttgaattcctGATAAATTTCATTCATTCGGCTCTGTCACTATTTACCACGGGGCTCACCACCCGGGTACGGTAACCTCTCCTCCCTATGGTGTTTTTTCTAGCACTAGAAAAACACCATAAATGATGGAACAAGCCTCGAGCCAAACACATTGTACCTAATAACATTGTCAAAAAGACAACAATCATATGCATGTTACTAATATGTTATCcctaatatattaaaatttgCATTTAACAACTTTGAAAGTTATTACCACTTCATTTAAGATCTCAAACCGAACATAACTGAgttaccttaccaaaattaaGCAGCTAGTTGTAATTAGtttgataaaatttattttgccAACAAACAAATCTCTACAGCTACGTGTTTAATGGCAGAGTCTGAGGACCTATTtacatgatttgaaaaaaagCAAAACCGTGCTCTACTTTTTATTCCAAGATAAGATGAAAACGGTGGCAGATCGTTTTCAgtggtactttttttttattccagCCATATATAAAATTTGCTTTTCTTCTTATTTGTTTCAGCGTCATATTGCAATAAATATACTAAGGTTGGGTTCTTTTGGAGGGGTTGGGGACCACTTCACTCCATACGTAAAATGGAGCGATAGATTAACGCATgactaattaaatattagctataaaaacttaaaaaatagattaatatgattttttaaaacaactttcctataaaaaCTTTTGGCAAAACATGAACCGTTcagtagtttaaaaagcataCGTATGAAAAATAAGGAAAATGAGTTAGGAACACATGGGGAAGAACACATGTAgtgataaatatgtaaacaatTTCTTATCGAACCAAATATTGTTTTCAACCTTTTCCGACTCTTTTTCGTCTTTTCATAAATACCAGTCTCATTCttgatacatttttttttcgatATTTTACCTTTTTTTCGTCTATTCATATATACAAGTCTCATTCTTGATACAGGAACTTTTATGGATATTTTAATAAAAGTACATATTTCTTATTTCAAAACTACTAGAATGGCTGACTAAggtgatgtatatatatactctctccatccctaaatatttgatgtcgttgactttttaaaatatgtttgaccgttcgtcttatttaaaaactttatgaccttttatgaaatatgtaaaactatatgtatacataaaagtatatttaataatgaatcaaatgatagaaaaaaaattaataattacttaattcttttaataagacgaacggtcaaacatgtttaaaaaaaacaacggcGTTAAATAGTATATACAATTGTACCGTCGATCGATCTATCCAGTATCCGTACATGCGCCGGCaagcgacagcgacgacgacgacgaactcgTTGCTAGTGACGGCTAGATATACCCACGGTGCTGACGTAGCCGATCGGCGTAAGTGATGACGTGGCCGTTGGATCCGGGACGCGACGACTGGTCTTGGTCGGTCGGTCGGACACTGGTCCGGTTGGTTGGTCTCGACCGTATGCATACGTATGTACGTACGGACCACCGTCAATTTTCTCGGCCTACGTTACGTATATACTCCGTATATGCGCATAGAGTAGAGTACGGATATACGCTCTGTGTGCTACTTGTGTACGAGTAGTACGCACACGTAACACGTGTCGGCTTGCAGACCAGAGCCCtgcgttttttttaattattttctgcGTCGACGTACGTATACATCGATCTTTTGGTGTCAGAGGCTAATTAATACGCTGATTAAGTAGTCACGTGCGTGTAATCTTCTTTGTTTGTAGTGTGAAGATGTGTTTGTAACAATTTTTTGAGAGGGtgtttataatattatattatgatgaaaagCGAGAAAACTAtgcaaagtatatatatacactagtcGTCGACCTATGTTTTACGTgtttattaatattaatatttaaaaatactcATTAAAAAGAATAGAATGATTTgatatttttagaatttgtaaGTAATAAACATATATCAATGTACTCAAACCGTCTAAATTCTCTTATTTGGAATTAATCAATAAACAAACTGAGTTGTATCTCTTTCTATAATTAATAATCCTGAAAAAAATATCTTCTTCGTTAGATAATAATTTGGCTGACTAAGCTAGCTGATAAAGAGATATGTACTTGATAGTTCAGTCCCAATCATCTTGGGTGTGTACTATCGATGCTATTTTCTGTTCATTATGATTATATATAGCCtattaattagttaatatatGTACTGTATATGATGAGATATAATGGTTAAAATTTTTTCATTatctaaagagaaaaaaacGAGATACTTAGACCTAGTACGTATTAGCACAATACAGAAACAATCAATCACATCCTGTCGATTTGCATTTCTTGTGAAATGCATGGATCAATTAATTGTTCTCATTGAACTAGCtagcatgtactccctccaatttttttttgtttgatgttGGTTAGCTCAAAATTGAACTAACCAACGTTATATATTTGTGTATGGAGGTAGTATGTGTTAGGGTATGTATATTGGATTAGACAAGGATGAGTAGTACCCATTTTGTCTCAGGGAGGGTTAACTTCCCCAGTGATGTGATCATTAATAACATGTGGACTCAAGGGCAACCCATGTATTAGTGATCATGTCACTCTGATATTAAGATAATTTTATAGGTTAATCCAACTATATATATTGTGAATGTCATTTCTCTctattattttataaaaatattggaGTATATTATGCAACGTACTGGCTCCGATTCTAGGCACAACTTTAAAAGTGGAAGAGAACAATGAGCTTATATATTCTACATGTCGAAGCTTGGAAGTTACAATACAGATTTTCGCCAACTACAGATGTAGATTAataaatagacttcaataattaTTTACGCCTTATGTGTTggctttattatttttgttattctTATTGCTTGAGTGTTTGCTCATTTTGAGAGAATATTgcaataattggctgtagcttcGTTGAAACGAAGGTCGGATTTAattccattataaaaaaatattatgcatgttaCTTGTTCTCCATTTTTCACATTGACTTTAGGAAGAGTGATATATTAGCCACTATTAATATTACGCCCGCGccatatattaatctatgtatTCTCAATTAGCGATTAAAGATGgcgtatgattaattgtgtACACACGTGCGTTGATTCACTTTGTTCAGTGTTGATCATCTtgtggctagctagctgcacaCACATTTAACAATGTTTAGATGTACTTTTATGCTTATGCAGGAATAATTAATGGGGTTTAAAGATCTATTTGAATCCAATTGTGTGTGCTAGCTCTCTCTGTCTCTGTGATATCTCTCTCCAGGGAAAGAAAATTCCGAAGATGTACGGACTCACATATGAAAAATTGATTATGTCTACAACAATGACATGAGATAActaaagagattttttttaagaaaagaaaactgtAGAGGCGGGTTGGCAAAACAACGAAAGAGGAGTACGAAGTACTAAGTAGTATATACAGTGGCCATCGTCTGAATTTTTTTACTGGGTCAACGAAAGAGGAGTACTTAGCTAAGGAATAAATGAGTGTCTATTTCGTCAAATAGTTAAGCCTTAGTACACAAAATCCTTCCATCCAAGCAGAGACTTGTGTAGTTGCACATAGGGTTCCAATTTTCGGAAATCCGCAATTTCAATAATTTTGAGATTTCAGTACCCTATACACGTGGAGCTGTTTGGTTCCAAATCATAATTTGTCATCACTTGCTAATAAAAATTACTGCACTTGTCTAAGTTGAGATAATCAATTCTTAGGCACACCTTAATAAGTATAAGAGAATCTTACCATACTTTTGTTTAGTAATTGACGCGTTGACTTAATCTTTTACAAGGGTAACCAGATAGCATGTCAATCAAATTTGTCTAACTTTAGACATGACAAACTATGGTAAAATGTGCTGACTACCAAACACTCCTATATTCTTtcgtttgaaaattttgaatataGATATACAACTTGGTTGTACATCAGCTAACATATAGGGTAACATACTTGCGCCCCTTaattaaaactttttataaatcctttgattatGTGAAGTAAAATACTACTCCAGACTATAAGCAAATGGTGATGCGAGTATAGTACACGAGAATAGCCCCAATGGCTACTGGCCGGCTGCCCCCCTGTGGCAGTGTGGCCCCTACCTTTTGGAAGAAAAGACAAGCATACtggcatgcatgcagcatgGCCAGTGACAATGAGGCATTGCTGCCGCCACTGCCAAGTGCCAGCCATGGCTTTGGAATTTTGCTAGCTGAAAGTATGAAACACCATCGATCCTCACTCAGaaactatttaaaaaataattaaattgtcGGTATTGTTTTATTGGTTAGTACATGCAACTTGATACAATGTTAGAGCCAGAGatctcaaaatcaaattttaactGGCAATccattagataaaaaaaaattccgttcaaaaaaaatagataaagaAAATTATAGCCTACTTTTATTCCACGCCTAAGGCTTGGGTTGCAGGTTGAAGGTGAGGGGGCTCGCGTAAGGGAGAGTGTTAAAATATatttcctccgtcccattttaaacgCAACTATGATTTTTCGTGTCAAACTttgattgttcgtcttatttgaattttttttaaaaaataaaaaaacataagtcacgcataaagtaatatttatgttttatcatcttataacaacaaaaatactaat is from Oryza sativa Japonica Group chromosome 9, ASM3414082v1 and encodes:
- the LOC4347599 gene encoding uncharacterized protein, giving the protein MKPRPSPAAASSGGVPARLRPHLTRLTVFLIVFSAGYSVGIMSSSIRPPASKPSQTVIRPRAAHLSGTASSTDVPASNGSAAAAANYPRSPPHDLFRFREECGEAIPSDAVVRTLLDKLFDGESPYESFPPPHTAALLHPAAARPRGWGSTGAVFAELIEEVRPDVIVELGAFLGASALHMAAVSKNLSLSPAILCVDDFRGWPAFRDRFRRDVPPPRHGDALLLPQFMSNVAAAGADATARVLPLPFSTASALAALCHWGVYADLIEVDAGHDFHSAWADINLAWAVLRPGGVMFGHDYFTAADDRGVRRAVTLFARVKGLTVRPHGQHWVLSPKPPLRRDGR